One stretch of Brachyhypopomus gauderio isolate BG-103 chromosome 8, BGAUD_0.2, whole genome shotgun sequence DNA includes these proteins:
- the LOC143521048 gene encoding uncharacterized protein LOC143521048 — MTKALCQKCKTLYPLQVLADHIKSCEITAVEDSVEESDHLDSDGNEPKGTKSPVDHTCPICLKTFPYETIEIHASSCGESADSYSEVADEVLPGCSAKIVDEWQSIPDPIKAMSLYRETQLRNHATQAPLSLYMDMRSTPAERDGALISFYKKTRVEWARPLYCKLEGDCAVGEGVTRFFFSTCIDRLKSGFSVNLANIGVTRLFEGEVDHLVPSASPFLVDSDLFVVAGRILGHSFIHGGPCLSGLSPAFVHVLLKQQLCS; from the exons ATGACAAAAGCTCTGTGTCAGAAGTGCAAAACGTTATATCCACTCCAAGTCCTGGCTGATCACATCAAGTCATGTGAAATCACAGCTGTGGAAGACTCTGTGGAAGAATCTGACCATCTAGACAGTGATGGTAATGAGCCAAAAGGGACCAAAT CACCTGTTGATCACACCTGTCCAATATGCCTAAAAACATTCCCTTACGAAACCATTGAAATACACGCAAGTTCATGTGGAGAAAG TGCTGACAGCTATTCAGAAGTTGCGGATGAGGTATTGCCAGGCTGTAGTGCCAAGATTGTGGATG AGTGGCAGTCAATCCCAGACCCTATCAAAGCCATGTCTCTGTATCGAGAGACACAACTTCGTAACCATGCTACACAGGCACCTTTGAGTCTGTACATGGACATGAGAAGCACCCCAGCAGAACGAGATGGGGCCCTGATCTCTTTCTACAAGAAGACACGTGTGGAATGGGCTCGACCTTTGTACTGCAAATTGGAAG GTGATTGTGCTGTTGGGGAAGGTGTTACACGGTTCTTTTTTTCAACCTGCATTGATAGACTGAAGTCTGGATTTTCTGTAAACCTGG CAAACATTGGGGTCACCAGACTTTTCGAGGGAGAAGTAGATCATTTGGTGCCGTCAGCCTCCCCCTTTCTTGTTGACAGTGATCTGTTTGTTGTGGCTGGGAGAATTTTGGGACATTCCTTTATACATGGAGGGCCATGTCTGTCTGGTTTGAGCCCAGCTTTTGTGCATGTTCTTCTGAAACAGCAACTGTGCAGCTAA
- the LOC143521049 gene encoding uncharacterized protein LOC143521049 isoform X1, translating to MREFNMSVSNMYSTLSDEDLDMMVRNIKSRLPHAGYRTVKGCLQSEGHRVQWARVRASMHRVDTAGILLRLSSMGCVIRRKYSVPGPLCMQHIDTNHKLIRYNIVVFGGIDGFSRKIMYLNAASNNKASTAYAFFLDGVRRFGWPKKVRADQGVENVDIAQAMFTVRGTGCGSFISGKSVHNQRFFYFCRIERLWRDVWLAVTQVYYDVLHTLEEDGLLDIADSLHLYCVHYSFLPRLKDDLSRFARGWDDHPVRTEQNMTPNQLWHLGLMQNPVGEPGMSEGIHIDAIDWEDSGLDVEEHQGVILPGLECPLNPRSLELLRLAVQPTASSDSYGRDIYLNCLHHASYLLDNQ from the exons ATGCGCGAGTTCAATATGTCTGTGTCAAATATGTACTCTACTCTTTCTGATGAAGATCTAGACATGATGGTCAGAAACATCAAGTCAAGGCTTCCGCATGCAGGCTATCGGACAGTCAAGGGGTGTCTTCAGTCTGAGGGCCACCGCGTGCAGTGGGCAAGAGTGAGGGCCTCAATGCATCGTGTTGACACTGCTGGCATTTTGCTTAGATTGTCAAGTATGGGTTGTGTTATCCGCCGCAAGTACTCTGTTCCTGGACCATTGTGTATGCAACACATTGACACCAATCACAAGCTCATCAG GTACAATATTGTGGTGTTTGGTGGTATTGATGGCTTCTCAAGGAAG ATCATGTATCTCAATGCTGCTTCAAACAACAAGGCTTCAACAGCTTATGCATTCTTCTTAGatggtgtgaggaggtttgGATGGCCTAAGAA AGTGAGAGCAGATCAAGGTGTGGAGAATGTGGATATTGCTCAGGCAATGTTCACAGTACGAGGAACTGGGTGTGGAAGCTTTATTTCTGGAAAGAGTGTCCACAATCAGAG gtttttttatttttgcagaATAGAACGCCTGTGGCGAGATGTGTGGTTAGCAGTCACCCAGGTGTACTACGATGTTCTTCACACCTTGGAAGAGGATGGGCTTCTTGACATTGCTGACAGCTTGCACCTCTACTGTGTTCACTACTCGTTTCTGCCACGGCTGAAAGATGATCTGTCCAGATTTGCACGCGGCTGGGATGATCACCCAGTCCGGACTGAACAAAATATGACACCAAATCAGCTGTGGCACCTCGGCCTCATGCAGAATCCAGTCGGAGAACCAGGAATGTCAGAG GGAattcatattgatgccattgaCTGGGAAGATTCTGGATTGGATGTGGAAGAACACCAAGGTGTCATCCTGCCAGGCTTGGAATGTCCACTTAACCCCAGGAGCCTTGAGCTGCTTAGATTAGCTGTACAACCAACTGCATCATCAGATAGTTATGGGCGTGATATCTATCTGAATTGTTTGCATCATGCTTCTTATTTGTTGGATAATCAATAA
- the LOC143521049 gene encoding uncharacterized protein LOC143521049 isoform X3 produces the protein MGCVIRRKYSVPGPLCMQHIDTNHKLIRYNIVVFGGIDGFSRKIMYLNAASNNKASTAYAFFLDGVRRFGWPKKVRADQGVENVDIAQAMFTVRGTGCGSFISGKSVHNQRFFYFCRIERLWRDVWLAVTQVYYDVLHTLEEDGLLDIADSLHLYCVHYSFLPRLKDDLSRFARGWDDHPVRTEQNMTPNQLWHLGLMQNPVGEPGMSEGIHIDAIDWEDSGLDVEEHQGVILPGLECPLNPRSLELLRLAVQPTASSDSYGRDIYLNCLHHASYLLDNQ, from the exons ATGGGTTGTGTTATCCGCCGCAAGTACTCTGTTCCTGGACCATTGTGTATGCAACACATTGACACCAATCACAAGCTCATCAG GTACAATATTGTGGTGTTTGGTGGTATTGATGGCTTCTCAAGGAAG ATCATGTATCTCAATGCTGCTTCAAACAACAAGGCTTCAACAGCTTATGCATTCTTCTTAGatggtgtgaggaggtttgGATGGCCTAAGAA AGTGAGAGCAGATCAAGGTGTGGAGAATGTGGATATTGCTCAGGCAATGTTCACAGTACGAGGAACTGGGTGTGGAAGCTTTATTTCTGGAAAGAGTGTCCACAATCAGAG gtttttttatttttgcagaATAGAACGCCTGTGGCGAGATGTGTGGTTAGCAGTCACCCAGGTGTACTACGATGTTCTTCACACCTTGGAAGAGGATGGGCTTCTTGACATTGCTGACAGCTTGCACCTCTACTGTGTTCACTACTCGTTTCTGCCACGGCTGAAAGATGATCTGTCCAGATTTGCACGCGGCTGGGATGATCACCCAGTCCGGACTGAACAAAATATGACACCAAATCAGCTGTGGCACCTCGGCCTCATGCAGAATCCAGTCGGAGAACCAGGAATGTCAGAG GGAattcatattgatgccattgaCTGGGAAGATTCTGGATTGGATGTGGAAGAACACCAAGGTGTCATCCTGCCAGGCTTGGAATGTCCACTTAACCCCAGGAGCCTTGAGCTGCTTAGATTAGCTGTACAACCAACTGCATCATCAGATAGTTATGGGCGTGATATCTATCTGAATTGTTTGCATCATGCTTCTTATTTGTTGGATAATCAATAA
- the LOC143521049 gene encoding uncharacterized protein LOC143521049 isoform X2 yields the protein MREFNMSVSNMYSTLSDEDLDMMVRNIKSRLPHAGYRTVKGCLQSEGHRVQWARVRASMHRVDTAGILLRLSSMGCVIRRKYSVPGPLCMQHIDTNHKLIRYNIVVFGGIDGFSRKIMYLNAASNNKASTAYAFFLDGVRRFGWPKKVRADQGVENVDIAQAMFTVRGTGCGSFISGKSVHNQRIERLWRDVWLAVTQVYYDVLHTLEEDGLLDIADSLHLYCVHYSFLPRLKDDLSRFARGWDDHPVRTEQNMTPNQLWHLGLMQNPVGEPGMSEGIHIDAIDWEDSGLDVEEHQGVILPGLECPLNPRSLELLRLAVQPTASSDSYGRDIYLNCLHHASYLLDNQ from the exons ATGCGCGAGTTCAATATGTCTGTGTCAAATATGTACTCTACTCTTTCTGATGAAGATCTAGACATGATGGTCAGAAACATCAAGTCAAGGCTTCCGCATGCAGGCTATCGGACAGTCAAGGGGTGTCTTCAGTCTGAGGGCCACCGCGTGCAGTGGGCAAGAGTGAGGGCCTCAATGCATCGTGTTGACACTGCTGGCATTTTGCTTAGATTGTCAAGTATGGGTTGTGTTATCCGCCGCAAGTACTCTGTTCCTGGACCATTGTGTATGCAACACATTGACACCAATCACAAGCTCATCAG GTACAATATTGTGGTGTTTGGTGGTATTGATGGCTTCTCAAGGAAG ATCATGTATCTCAATGCTGCTTCAAACAACAAGGCTTCAACAGCTTATGCATTCTTCTTAGatggtgtgaggaggtttgGATGGCCTAAGAA AGTGAGAGCAGATCAAGGTGTGGAGAATGTGGATATTGCTCAGGCAATGTTCACAGTACGAGGAACTGGGTGTGGAAGCTTTATTTCTGGAAAGAGTGTCCACAATCAGAG aATAGAACGCCTGTGGCGAGATGTGTGGTTAGCAGTCACCCAGGTGTACTACGATGTTCTTCACACCTTGGAAGAGGATGGGCTTCTTGACATTGCTGACAGCTTGCACCTCTACTGTGTTCACTACTCGTTTCTGCCACGGCTGAAAGATGATCTGTCCAGATTTGCACGCGGCTGGGATGATCACCCAGTCCGGACTGAACAAAATATGACACCAAATCAGCTGTGGCACCTCGGCCTCATGCAGAATCCAGTCGGAGAACCAGGAATGTCAGAG GGAattcatattgatgccattgaCTGGGAAGATTCTGGATTGGATGTGGAAGAACACCAAGGTGTCATCCTGCCAGGCTTGGAATGTCCACTTAACCCCAGGAGCCTTGAGCTGCTTAGATTAGCTGTACAACCAACTGCATCATCAGATAGTTATGGGCGTGATATCTATCTGAATTGTTTGCATCATGCTTCTTATTTGTTGGATAATCAATAA